A genomic stretch from Methylorubrum extorquens includes:
- a CDS encoding conserved protein of unknown function (Evidence 4 : Unknown function but conserved in other organisms), which yields MTGQPPVVVAVAITGSVPRKRDNPAVPITVAEQIESTQAAFEAGAALAHIHVRNDDETPSSDPEKFAAVQEGLRRHCPGMIVQFSTGGRGRDPASRGLSLQHRPDMASLSTGSVNFPTIVYENHTTLVTDLAGQMQRYGVRPEVEIFDLSHLYGAKRLVEAGLMDARPHVQFVMGVQNALPAQEHLLDLLLGELRRLLPQATWTAAGIGREQARVMDWALARGADAVRTGLEDNIRITRERLAASNAELVGLAVAAVTRHGRLVATPAQARSALGLPA from the coding sequence ATGACCGGCCAGCCCCCCGTCGTCGTCGCGGTCGCGATCACCGGCTCGGTGCCGCGCAAACGCGACAACCCGGCCGTGCCGATCACGGTCGCCGAGCAGATCGAATCGACCCAGGCCGCCTTCGAGGCTGGCGCGGCGCTGGCCCATATCCACGTGCGCAACGACGACGAGACCCCCTCGTCCGATCCGGAGAAGTTCGCCGCCGTGCAGGAGGGCCTGCGCCGGCACTGCCCCGGCATGATCGTCCAGTTCTCGACCGGCGGGCGCGGCCGCGACCCGGCGAGCCGCGGCCTCTCGCTGCAGCACCGGCCCGACATGGCCTCGCTCTCGACCGGCTCGGTCAACTTCCCGACCATCGTCTACGAGAACCACACCACCCTGGTGACCGACCTTGCCGGCCAGATGCAGCGTTACGGCGTGCGGCCGGAGGTCGAGATTTTCGATCTCTCGCACCTGTACGGGGCCAAGCGCCTCGTCGAGGCCGGGCTGATGGATGCGCGCCCGCACGTGCAGTTCGTCATGGGCGTGCAGAACGCACTGCCAGCGCAGGAGCACCTGCTCGACCTCCTGCTCGGGGAGCTGCGCCGCCTGCTGCCGCAGGCGACCTGGACCGCCGCAGGGATCGGGCGCGAGCAGGCCCGCGTGATGGATTGGGCGCTCGCCCGCGGGGCGGATGCGGTCCGCACCGGGCTGGAGGACAACATCCGGATCACACGGGAGCGGCTGGCGGCCAGCAACGCGGAGCTGGTCGGCCTCGCCGTCGCTGCGGTGACCCGGCACGGCCGCCTCGTCGCGACCCCGGCGCAGGCCCGCTCCGCCCTCGGCCTCCCCGCCTGA
- a CDS encoding putative cytochrome c, class I (Evidence 3 : Putative function from multiple computational evidences; PubMedId : 10866828; Product type e : enzyme), translating into MRIATTLPILAALLIAWPAAAQALDPSAQRGETIARTNCARCHAIGRVGASPLADAPPFRELHRRYPVTDLAEALAEGITTGHPTMPEFRLDPDQAQALIAYLQTLER; encoded by the coding sequence ATGCGTATCGCGACCACCCTCCCGATCCTGGCCGCCCTGCTGATCGCCTGGCCGGCCGCCGCCCAAGCGCTCGATCCCAGCGCCCAGCGCGGCGAGACCATCGCGCGCACGAACTGCGCCCGCTGCCACGCGATCGGCCGCGTCGGCGCGAGCCCCCTGGCGGACGCGCCGCCGTTCCGCGAGCTGCACCGCCGCTACCCGGTGACGGATCTGGCCGAGGCGTTGGCCGAGGGCATCACCACGGGGCACCCGACGATGCCGGAATTCCGGCTCGATCCCGACCAGGCGCAGGCCCTGATCGCCTACCTTCAGACCCTCGAACGGTGA
- a CDS encoding conserved protein of unknown function, universal stress protein UspA-like domain (Evidence 4 : Unknown function but conserved in other organisms), with amino-acid sequence MAYANILVSVDLDEAAADRIRLAASLARRFEATLTGAAACKVPAPDYVRDIGEIYDADPHFEEKARALLAQAHALFERSTEAPLRRDWREALAGPISHLVEQARAADLLVVGRRGSDDIPLGTLGVSPGPVLMEAARPVLVVPPRIEHLRGARIVVAWKDGSEARRAVSAALPFIREADQVFVVSTGEGARNEGAEDVAGHLARHGAAVTTHLLRTVVSDGDELLRFAVKQQADLIVMGAYGHTRLREWLFGGVTYEMLHRSPLPCLMCH; translated from the coding sequence ATGGCTTACGCGAACATCCTGGTCTCGGTCGACCTCGACGAGGCCGCCGCCGACCGCATCCGGCTTGCGGCCTCTCTCGCGCGGCGCTTCGAGGCGACGCTCACCGGGGCTGCCGCCTGCAAGGTGCCGGCGCCGGATTACGTGCGCGATATCGGCGAGATCTACGACGCGGACCCGCATTTCGAGGAGAAGGCGCGCGCCCTGCTCGCACAGGCGCACGCCCTATTCGAGCGCTCCACCGAAGCCCCACTGCGCCGCGACTGGCGCGAGGCCCTGGCGGGCCCGATCTCCCATCTCGTCGAGCAGGCGCGGGCAGCCGACCTCCTCGTGGTGGGACGCCGCGGCTCGGACGACATCCCGCTCGGAACCCTCGGCGTGTCGCCCGGCCCCGTCCTGATGGAGGCCGCCCGTCCGGTCCTCGTGGTGCCCCCGCGCATCGAGCACCTTCGGGGCGCCCGGATCGTCGTGGCCTGGAAGGACGGCTCGGAGGCGCGCCGGGCCGTGTCGGCCGCGCTGCCCTTCATCCGCGAGGCAGATCAGGTCTTCGTCGTCAGCACCGGCGAGGGCGCCCGCAACGAGGGCGCGGAGGATGTCGCCGGCCATCTCGCCCGCCACGGCGCCGCCGTCACGACCCACCTGCTGCGCACCGTCGTGAGCGACGGCGACGAACTCCTGCGCTTTGCCGTCAAACAGCAGGCCGACCTCATCGTGATGGGCGCCTACGGCCATACCCGCCTGCGCGAGTGGCTGTTCGGCGGCGTCACCTACGAGATGCTGCACCGCAGCCCCCTCCCCTGCCTGATGTGTCACTGA